From a region of the Ovis aries strain OAR_USU_Benz2616 breed Rambouillet chromosome 2, ARS-UI_Ramb_v3.0, whole genome shotgun sequence genome:
- the LOC114112812 gene encoding PRELI domain containing protein 3B has protein sequence MYLGDLFHACAERTSLFGDTVLAADTMKIWTSEHVFDHPWETVTTAAMQKYPNPMNPSVVGVDVLDRHIDPSGKLHSHRLLSTEWGLPSIVKSIIGAARTKTYVQEHSVVDPIEKTMELKSTNISFTNMVSVDERLIYKPHPQDPEKTILTQEAIITVKGVSLGSYLEGLMASTISSNANKGREAMEWVIHKLNAEIEELTASARGSIRTPMAAAAFVEK, from the coding sequence ATGTATCTTGGAGATCTGTTTCATGCCTGTGCAGAAAGAACTTCCTTATTTGGGGACACCGTGCTGGCCGCCGACACCATGAAGATCTGGACTTCGGAGCACGTCTTTGACCATCCATGGGAAACCGTTACAACAGCTGCAATGCAGAAATACCCAAACCCTATGAATCCGAGTGTGGTTGGAGTTGATGTACTGGACAGACACATAGATCCCTCTGGAAAGTTGCACAGCCATAGACTTCTCAGCACAGAGTGGGGACTGCCTTCCATTGTGAAATCTATTATTGGTGCAGCAAGAACCAAAACATATGTGCAAGAACATTCTGTAGTGGATCCCATAGAGAAAACAATGGAACTTAAATCtacaaatatttcatttacaaatatgGTTTCAGTAGATGAGAGACTTATATACAAACCACATCCTCAAGACCCAGAAAAAACTATTTTGACTCAAGAAGCCATAATTACTGTGAAAGGAGTCAGTCTCGGCAGTTACCTTGAAGGGCTGATGGCAAGTACGATATCATCAAATGCTAATAAAGGCCGAGAAGCAATGGAGTGGGTAATACATAAATTAAATGCTGAAATTGAAGAGCTGACAGCTTCAGCAAGAGGTAGCATACGGACACCAATGGCAGCAGCAGCGTTTGTGGAGAAATGA